The window CTCAATATTTCTATTTGCCTCTTCCGAGTTCTGCAGGAAGCCCTCCACAATTCCGCAAAACACAGTGGGGCACGGCACTTCGAGGTGCGGCTGTGGGGAACTTCCCATGACATTCATCTCACGGTCGCGGACTCTGGTGTGGGCTTTGATGGGGCAGCGTTGAAGCAAACCGAAGGCCTTGGCCTCATTAGCATGCAAGAGCGGTTGAAACTTCTGAACGGAACGTTTTCCATCGAATCACAACCCAAGCGTGGTACGACTATCCACGCTCGCGTCCCTCTCGATTTGGGGGAACAATTTCGTAATTACGTAGAAATAGCAGGGTAAGAAACTCAGGATCCGGTCCACCAGTTCTCTCAGCCCGTTTTCCTCGCTTCCTTCTGGGGCACTCGGCCCCCAGGTTGTTCGACTTTTTCATCCCGCAATTTGCTCAAACTTTGGGAGTACCGCGACGTCTAACCGCCTACGGAATTCTTAAAGCGGATCAACTAAGGAGCAGTTTTCAATGAAGCGTAGCAAAGCTGCGCTGAACAGGATGGCGCTCTGCGTAGTCTTCTTCCTGTCAGCACTTCCGATTGCCCAGGCAGCGGAACCGATCGCGATCACCATCCGAACCGAGCCGTAGCGTGGCTGAAGACCACGATAACTTCCGACACGAAACAGACAAAGAAGGCAGATATTGGATGGACGCGCGAACTGTGGGTATTCGTGAACGGGAAACTGCAGTATGCCGATAGAAATCTGTTCGATCAGGAAGGAGCGAGAAAATTTCCCGACGGGCGATGTTCGCTCGAGAATGGTTCCTTCACGTTGCCTCTGGAAGCGGGCGACAATGAGGTCGTGGTAGCAATCGCGAACAACTTCTTCGGGTGGGGATTAATGATGCGCCTTTCTGATGCGGAAGGCGTTCATCTGGCAGCAAAGTCGACGGTGCGTGCCCCATCCTTCGCGTTCGAAGGGTGGGGCTACGAAAAGGATGGCGATACGCTTTTCCCGAATTTCGATAATGGAACAGCCGTAGAAGTCAAATCGTGTAGCCACCAGTACAGCTAACCCACCCTTCGCAACGCCAGCGAAGGACGGGGCACCACAGTTCCGTAATGGGACATCTCTAAAAAACGCCGAATCAAAAGAAGGCTGGGCCACCCAGCCGAACAGCACGCGAGACTGGGCCACCCGTCCAGTTCAAAATCTACAAAGCCGGTCCACCTCGTCCCGTTTCGGCATCGATGGCGCGGTTCCCGGGCGCGTGACGGAGATGCCTGCAACGGCACAGGCGAAGCGCGTTGCTTGAACGATGTCGCGGCCTTCAGCCAGGGCGACTGCGAGGCCGCCGGCGAATGCATCGCCGGCGCCGGTGGTTTCGATTACGGGTCCGGCATGGACTGCATCTACAAGCATGGTTATCTCTTTGTTTCTAACCAGCGCTCCGCGTTCTCCAAGTGTGACGATTACGTTGCGGACGCCGCGATTGAGCAGCGAGTCTGCTGCATGCTCCGCTTGATCCTGGCTTTCGATTGGCAATCCGGTCAGCAGGGACGCTTCGCTTTCGTTGGGAGTTAAGTAGTCGCAAAGCGCGTACAGAGAAGCCGGGAGCGTGGTCGCCGGGGCTGGATTGAGGATCGTGGTGACTCCCAGGCTGCGCGCGAGCCTGAGGGCGTGCTCCGCGAGCGCGACAGGTTGCTCGAGCTGGGTGAGAAACACCGCTGATTCCGCAATGCGATTGCGCGCACGGTTGATTTCTTCTGCTGTGAGCTGGTTGCACGCTCCCGGAACTACCACGATGGCGTTTTCGCCTTTGCCTTCGTGCACCACAATGCTGGCGGCTCCGGTACCGGCGTCTTCGCTGGCGAAAAGAAACTGCGCGTCGATGCCTTCCTCGGCGCAGGTGCGGCGTGCGAGATCGCCAAAAGCATCGCGTCCGACTTTGCTGATGAAGGTGACCTGCGCGCCAAGACGCGCCGCCGCAACCGCCTGATTCGATCCCTTGCCGCCCGGCCCCATCCGGAATTCAGAGCCCAGCACGGTCTCGCCCCAGACCGGCAGCCGCGGCGTGCGGAAGGTCAGATCCGCAACGAAGATTCCCATAATGGTGATGTGGGAAGAAATCATGCGAGCGAGTTGCCGATTGTAACAGGCGCACAAAGTCAGTACCGTCCGCGATCGGGGTCCCCGGCCGCCGCTGGTGTTGCGGCGGATGGGGTGAGGGTAGCGGATGGGTAAGCCGCTGAGACTAGACGAGAGCCGCACCCATTCGCTACCGCGAACGGTACTGACTCCACTTGGCTGTTTCTTCGTTCTGTGAAACCCTCCTGTTAAACGAGTACCCGTCAGAACCATATGAACGCTACTTTTCTGATCGATACTGACACCGCATCTGATGACGCAGTAGCTCTGATCATGGCGCTGCGTGCTCCGGGTGTTCGCGTAGCGGCGATTACAACGGTCGCCGGCAACGTCGGCGTCGAGCAAGCCACTCGCAACGCGCTCTACACGGTTGAACTCTGTGGAGCCGATGTTCCGGTGTACGCAGGGGCCGCGAAGCCGCTTCTGCGTGAGCATCAAAACGCTGCCTGGTTTCATGGGAGCGACGGGTTTGGAGAGCACAACTATCCGCGGCCACGTCGATCTGCCGGAGAATTACACGCGGTGGATGCCATCATCGAAACCATCGAAGCGAATCCTGGCCTGGTGATCGTCACGTTGGCGCCGCTCACGAATCTTGCGCTGGCTCTGGCAAGGAAGCCTGCGATTGCCGCAAACGTAGGACGGTGTGTAGTGATGGGAGGCGCGCCGTGCTGTGAAGGGAACGTGACACCGGCTGCTGAATACAACGTTTGGGTGGATCCTGAGGCGGCGCAGATCGTGATGCGCAGCGGCCTTCCGATCGAACTGGTGGGTTGGCATCTTTCACGGGGAGAAGCGATTGTTCGTGACGACGACATTGCTCACATTCAGACTTTCAAAAACAAAGTCGCTCACTTTGCCATTGAATGTAATAGTCACGCGCGCAGGGCTTACAAACTGCAGACCGGAGAAGATGGCATTTCCCTCCCTGACCCTGTCGCCATGTGCATCGCGCTGGATCCGAGCGTTGCCACTGAATCGAGCTTCCACTATGTGGATGTAGAGACACGCAGTGAGTTGACTCGCGGAATGACGGTTGTGGATCGACTCAATGTGGCCAATGATGAACGGAATCAGCCTGTCTGGAGTCCGGTAGTGCGAGCCGGACCCAAAGCCAAAATCTTCTGGACAATCGATAGCAAGCGTTGGAAACAAGCCCTCTTTGCGGCGCTGCAGTAAGGGGTTGGCGTGAGTGTTATTCAAATCGTTGCGTAAGACTGGCGCAGGCGATTGCCTTTGGCTAGAATCCGGGCGATTGTTAGAATGCAACGTTCATGTCAGCCACAGACGTATCTCCCCCCACGGATCGGCTCGCAAAATATCCACAGCTTCGGGCTGCAGCCGAGAAAGCGAACGAGACACGCAAAGAGCTCGACGGCATTCTTTCCCACGCAGTGGGTGAATACACCAGCGAAGATGCAAGCCTAGTCGTATTCGGTTCCCTCGCCCGTGATGAGTGGACGTCAGGAAGTGATTTGGATTGGACGTACTTGATCGACGGCCAAGCCGATCCTGCCCATCTGCTTATCACACAAAGAATTCAGTCGGTAATCGAAGAACAAAAGGACGAGCACAACAACCCGAAGTTCAAGCCACCAGGACAAACCGGCACGTTTGGCAACATCGCCTTCAGCCATGAACTACTTCACCAAATTGGCGGTCAGCACGACACGAACAGGAACATGACGCAGCGAATTTTGCTGCTGCTTGAATCGAAGGCGATCGGTAAGAGGACGGATGCTTACGAACGAGTTTTGAAGGCAGTAATTAATCGATACTTGGAGGAAGACAATCATCTTCTCACCCCAGACGGCAACTCATACCGGGTTCCAAGGTTTCTGCTGAACGACATCGTAAGGTTCTGGCGGACCATGGCCGTGGATTTCGCTAGCAAGCAACGCGATCGTGGTGGCAAAGGCTGGGGCACACGCAATGCGAAGCTGCGCATGTCGCGCAAACTCATTTTTGCCGCTGGCTTACTGATTTGCTTCGGATGTCAATTGGATACCGAATTGCGTTCTAGGATTCGCACAGACAATGATGGTATAAAACTAGCTCTCGTGAATCACTTGCGTGAAAACGTCAGCCTGACTCCGCTTCAAGTCTTGGTCAAAGCGATGCGGCTTTACGATGTACCGGACAAGATCACTGACGATCTGCTCTCTTCCTACGCAGATTTTCTTGCAATGCTTGATAGCAGTTCGGAACGCGAAGCCCTCGACAAATTGCGCGCTGAAGACTCGCGAAGTGATAAGTTGTTTGATCGTGTTCGCTCGATGAGTGAGCGGTTCGAGCATGCCTTGGACAATGTGTTCTTTGAGAACAAGTCAATTGAACCGCTCACTCGCAAGTACGGAGTCTTCTGATGGGTCCAATCGGTTTCTCGACCGGAGCGTTGGCACTCGCCAATGTTCGCGGGGCACTCGAGATGCTTTCACACACAGATCTAGCCGCTGTGGAGCTATCCGCTCTTCGTCAGAATGAGCTTAGGCCGCTGATTGAAAGCCTGGAAATGCTTGACCTGAGTCAATTTGACTACATCTCTTTCCACGCACCCAGCGCAATTGATCCCGAATTCGAGCCTGAGGCTGTAATTCTTTTGCGAGAAGTTGCAAGACGAGAGTGGCCCGTGATCGTCCATCCCGATGCGATGCATAACCTGGAACGTTGGACAGAATTCGGTCCGCTTCTGCTTGTTGAGAACATGGATAAGCGTAAACCCATCGGTCAGCGGGCTCCAGATTTGCAATTGTTTTTCGAGCGTCTACCAGATGCGCGAATGTGTTTCGACATCGGCCACGCCCGCCAAGTCGACCCCACAATGAGCGAAGCTGCTGCCATTTTGGAACGATTTGGCCCCCGGATCGCGGAGCTTCATGTTAGTGAAGTAAATAGCCAAAGCAAACACGATCCTCTCTCGCTTGCTTCTAAGATCGCATTCCAGCAAGTAGCGCATCTGCTTCCGGAAGACGTTCCTGTCATTCTGGAGAGTCGCGTTACAGAAGATCACGTTCTTGCCGAAGTCGAGAATGCAATCAACGCATTGCGCCCTGCTGTGAGAATAGCGTTAGCGGGCGATTGACTCGCTTAGCCCGTACAGGTGCAGACTTACGCGCGAACTGCGTGCACTTGGTGCGCCACGTGCCCGCCAGCTAGACGTTTGCAAGTCAACATTGAAACGTGGGCAAGAGTGAACTACCCCGCTCACCTTGCTCGGTCATTGTCGTGGCGAATCCCGCGTCCCAAGAAAAATGGGACGCGGGCACTTCAATAAGTTGGCTACGCAGGAATTGACTGCGCCTCTTGGAGGCCCAATAAGCTCAGTTTGCTCTACGGCAGGCGTCGTATTTTCGAGTAACTTACTCAGTTGCGACTCATATTCCTTGATGCCTACGAACCGCAGCATTCTGTTGTAGTAGAGATCCCCGAGTTCCTGAGAAAATGACGTTCCCCTCGTTTCGGCGTTGTATTCCGCAATGGCCACCAAAGCAACGTCGACTAAATATTGCTTCAGCCGCTTCTGCGCCTGACCAGACATCGATCCACTGCCCCGTAGTTCGATGTACCGCGGACTTGCAAGATTAACGCGGACAACCGGAACATCCAGATCGATATCCTCTCGTTCGAACTGGAATGAAGCCGGAATTTTCGCATCTCCTAATTGCTCGATACGTATACGACAATCACCAACGCGCGGTTGATTCTTCGCCAGACCAATGTTTGACGAACCACACCCTTCGTCAATTCCTGAAATTGGAGATGATTGTGCGCACACGGCGGGCACAAATGTAGCGTCCGCAAGCCAGCGCCTTTCGCACTCACCGCACTCCCAGCGATGCCGGCGTGCAGGTGGCGGGACTGGATGCGTCTTATCTTTAGGGATGCCACGTGTAATATCACCGCTCTTGAAGGGGTTGCGGTTGACACCCTTAAGGGCCAGGTTGACTTCGACCTCTGCCTCCCTCAATGCATCCTTGGCTGCCTCATCTTGACTGGACCGCGTTGCGTTATACCAAGCGCGATGAAGTACACGAAAGACGGAGTGGAGATATTCCCGGAGAGCTTCGACCTCCGCGGTACCCGGCCCTGAAGCTAAGGTTGTCTTGTTGTTCCGAAGTGCATTCTTTAAACCAAGAGAATTGACCCGCGCGTAACCGCAGACGGCATTGCAGAAGGCACCAATGGAGGAGGCGTGTTCTAGTCCAAGAAACGTCAAAAGCGGCAAGGTACGCGCGCTTTGAACTCCCTCCAAGTTCGGTGCATATGGAAGCGCGCCACAAACCTCCAAGAGAAGGGCAGGCTTGTCCAAATTCTGCATCTGGCCTTCGTTGTTGCGACCAACCACCCTGAAGTCGAACTCCACTGCTTCTGATAATCGGGAACTCGCCGCAACAACTTCAGACTCCTTACTAGTCGGATCAAAGATCGGCAGGTTCTGATCTGATCGGCCTTTCGCTTCGACGAGCCAATTCTTCACGGGAGGTGCCCAAGGCCGCAGATTGA is drawn from Terriglobales bacterium and contains these coding sequences:
- a CDS encoding ATP-binding protein — its product is MNRKGTSVSASPSFHLGDNPVNAYQARIYAQESSPSSVAVILELTENARDNATEVTLTLDVDSSTYKDGTHVLVPKRLICEDNGTGLTHSEFLNSFCGAFSDSDVHRDVDRAGRNGVGTKTYTSIADRVIVLTTTGRPSEGLDEHSTQLSSTLPKGLELPKDGDADSVWRAYEFRLHSRSALPPLWTKASPMEMGTRVELVDIREGTEISFEMLLERLSYAREWLQNSAHTFVLQLSGSVPQGLSGSRRINLRPWAPPVKNWLVEAKGRSDQNLPIFDPTSKESEVVAASSRLSEAVEFDFRVVGRNNEGQMQNLDKPALLLEVCGALPYAPNLEGVQSARTLPLLTFLGLEHASSIGAFCNAVCGYARVNSLGLKNALRNNKTTLASGPGTAEVEALREYLHSVFRVLHRAWYNATRSSQDEAAKDALREAEVEVNLALKGVNRNPFKSGDITRGIPKDKTHPVPPPARRHRWECGECERRWLADATFVPAVCAQSSPISGIDEGCGSSNIGLAKNQPRVGDCRIRIEQLGDAKIPASFQFEREDIDLDVPVVRVNLASPRYIELRGSGSMSGQAQKRLKQYLVDVALVAIAEYNAETRGTSFSQELGDLYYNRMLRFVGIKEYESQLSKLLENTTPAVEQTELIGPPRGAVNSCVANLLKCPRPIFLGTRDSPRQ
- a CDS encoding nucleotidyltransferase domain-containing protein; the encoded protein is MSATDVSPPTDRLAKYPQLRAAAEKANETRKELDGILSHAVGEYTSEDASLVVFGSLARDEWTSGSDLDWTYLIDGQADPAHLLITQRIQSVIEEQKDEHNNPKFKPPGQTGTFGNIAFSHELLHQIGGQHDTNRNMTQRILLLLESKAIGKRTDAYERVLKAVINRYLEEDNHLLTPDGNSYRVPRFLLNDIVRFWRTMAVDFASKQRDRGGKGWGTRNAKLRMSRKLIFAAGLLICFGCQLDTELRSRIRTDNDGIKLALVNHLRENVSLTPLQVLVKAMRLYDVPDKITDDLLSSYADFLAMLDSSSEREALDKLRAEDSRSDKLFDRVRSMSERFEHALDNVFFENKSIEPLTRKYGVF
- a CDS encoding nucleoside hydrolase, with translation MNATFLIDTDTASDDAVALIMALRAPGVRVAAITTVAGNVGVEQATRNALYTVELCGADVPVYAGAAKPLLREHQNAAWFHGSDGFGEHNYPRPRRSAGELHAVDAIIETIEANPGLVIVTLAPLTNLALALARKPAIAANVGRCVVMGGAPCCEGNVTPAAEYNVWVDPEAAQIVMRSGLPIELVGWHLSRGEAIVRDDDIAHIQTFKNKVAHFAIECNSHARRAYKLQTGEDGISLPDPVAMCIALDPSVATESSFHYVDVETRSELTRGMTVVDRLNVANDERNQPVWSPVVRAGPKAKIFWTIDSKRWKQALFAALQ
- the rbsK gene encoding ribokinase, translated to MISSHITIMGIFVADLTFRTPRLPVWGETVLGSEFRMGPGGKGSNQAVAAARLGAQVTFISKVGRDAFGDLARRTCAEEGIDAQFLFASEDAGTGAASIVVHEGKGENAIVVVPGACNQLTAEEINRARNRIAESAVFLTQLEQPVALAEHALRLARSLGVTTILNPAPATTLPASLYALCDYLTPNESEASLLTGLPIESQDQAEHAADSLLNRGVRNVIVTLGERGALVRNKEITMLVDAVHAGPVIETTGAGDAFAGGLAVALAEGRDIVQATRFACAVAGISVTRPGTAPSMPKRDEVDRLCRF